In the Clostridium beijerinckii genome, one interval contains:
- a CDS encoding glycosyltransferase — protein sequence MKNCLVLLTKVFPFDKGEEFIEGEIKMLSEAFEKVIVIATSVADDAIQTRSIPSNFEVHKIKASKIKHSLPISAVKLFPFYNYNGCVDKEERNAISGSIKKKAYLTYFTAKANSVLKEVLEIIKKYNMDEYSGITLYSYWLYDIAFVAIKLKELYGKKITRVVSRTHRYDLYANENSMNYIPLRYYFLRNLDAVYPCSDDGSNYLKELYPDCSDKIKTAYLGTKDYGTSQGSKDLTYRIVSCCHVSPVKRIDLLAKSLATLKDSGLNLKWTHFGAGDGLDQIKEYARENLDFMETNFPGSVKNSELMEYYKNESVDLFINTSSSEGLPVSIMEACSFSIPTIATNVGGTAEIVKEGETGLLLDKDFDPEELGNKIKYMAEISEEEKQKFRDRCRLLWTENFCADSNFRKFAHGIRAVQ from the coding sequence ATGAAAAACTGTTTAGTACTTTTAACTAAAGTTTTTCCTTTTGATAAAGGAGAAGAATTTATAGAAGGCGAAATAAAAATGCTTTCTGAAGCTTTTGAAAAAGTAATAGTGATAGCAACTAGTGTAGCTGATGATGCGATACAAACAAGAAGTATTCCTAGTAACTTTGAAGTACATAAAATTAAGGCTTCAAAAATAAAGCATAGTTTACCTATTAGTGCTGTGAAGCTATTTCCATTTTATAATTATAATGGATGTGTAGATAAAGAAGAACGCAATGCTATTAGTGGCTCCATAAAAAAGAAAGCTTATTTAACATATTTTACAGCAAAAGCAAACAGTGTTTTAAAAGAAGTTTTGGAAATCATTAAAAAATATAATATGGATGAGTATAGCGGGATAACTTTATATAGTTATTGGTTATATGATATTGCTTTTGTGGCAATAAAACTTAAAGAACTTTATGGTAAAAAGATTACAAGAGTAGTAAGTAGAACACATAGATATGATCTTTATGCTAATGAAAACTCGATGAATTATATACCACTTAGATATTATTTCCTAAGAAATTTAGACGCGGTATATCCATGTTCTGACGATGGAAGTAATTATCTAAAGGAGCTTTATCCAGATTGCTCAGATAAAATTAAAACTGCATATCTTGGGACAAAAGATTATGGAACTTCGCAAGGATCAAAAGACTTAACATATAGAATTGTGAGTTGCTGCCATGTTTCACCAGTAAAGCGTATAGATTTATTGGCAAAGTCACTGGCAACATTGAAAGATTCGGGATTAAATCTAAAATGGACACATTTTGGAGCAGGAGATGGGTTGGATCAAATTAAGGAGTATGCAAGAGAAAATCTTGATTTTATGGAGACAAATTTTCCTGGGAGTGTTAAAAATTCCGAGTTAATGGAATATTATAAAAATGAATCAGTCGATTTGTTCATAAACACAAGTAGTTCAGAAGGATTACCGGTTAGTATCATGGAAGCATGTTCTTTTTCAATTCCAACAATTGCGACTAATGTAGGCGGTACGGCTGAGATTGTTAAAGAGGGTGAAACTGGATTGTTATTGGATAAAGATTTCGATCCTGAGGAGCTTGGAAATAAAATTAAATATATGGCGGAAATATCAGAGGAAGAAAAACAAAAATTCCGTGATAGATGCCGTTTACTTTGGACTGAAAATTTTTGTGCAGATAGTAATTTCAGAAAATTTGCACATGGAATTAGAGCGGTTCAATAA
- the wecB gene encoding non-hydrolyzing UDP-N-acetylglucosamine 2-epimerase → MKVLTVIGARPQFIKAATVSNKIRRNGNSEILVHTGQHYDNNMSDIFFEELGIPKPDYNLNIGSSNHGHQTGSMLISLEEIYLKEKPDMVLVYGDTNSTLAGSLCASKLLIPVAHVEAGLRSFNKAMPEEQNRILTDHISDLLFTPTLTALNNLKDENITKGVHNVGDVMYDAINLFKERAKDISTILDKLDLAPNSYILSTIHRAENTNSIERLSSIITALNNSGKRIILPLHPRTKKFIETYDLHVGENIRIIDPVGYLDMISLQENSQKIVTDSGGVQKEAYFLKKPCITMRDETEWVETVTNGWNVIVGSNSDKIMEAIENFNPTGTPASAFGSGDSSSIITEIIEKYLG, encoded by the coding sequence ATGAAAGTATTAACTGTTATAGGTGCAAGACCACAGTTCATTAAAGCCGCGACAGTATCTAATAAAATTAGAAGAAATGGAAACAGTGAAATTTTAGTACACACAGGGCAGCATTATGATAATAATATGTCCGACATATTCTTTGAGGAGCTTGGAATTCCAAAACCAGATTATAATTTAAACATTGGTTCATCTAATCATGGGCATCAAACTGGTAGCATGTTAATATCTCTTGAAGAAATATACTTAAAAGAAAAGCCAGACATGGTTTTAGTTTATGGCGATACAAATTCAACCCTTGCAGGTAGCCTATGTGCAAGCAAATTATTAATTCCTGTAGCGCACGTTGAAGCTGGTCTTAGAAGTTTCAATAAGGCTATGCCTGAAGAGCAAAATAGAATATTAACAGACCATATATCCGATTTACTTTTCACACCTACTTTAACTGCTTTAAATAACTTAAAGGATGAAAATATTACAAAAGGTGTTCATAATGTCGGCGATGTAATGTATGATGCAATAAATCTCTTTAAAGAAAGAGCTAAAGATATCTCAACAATACTTGACAAACTTGATTTAGCACCAAATAGTTATATACTTTCAACAATACATCGTGCTGAAAACACTAACAGTATTGAAAGATTATCTTCAATCATTACTGCTTTAAATAACTCTGGTAAGAGAATCATACTTCCACTACATCCTAGAACAAAGAAATTTATTGAAACTTATGATTTGCATGTTGGAGAAAATATAAGAATTATTGATCCCGTGGGATATTTAGATATGATTTCTCTTCAGGAAAATTCTCAAAAGATAGTTACAGATAGTGGCGGAGTTCAAAAAGAAGCATACTTCTTAAAGAAACCATGTATAACTATGAGAGATGAAACTGAATGGGTTGAAACTGTAACTAACGGTTGGAACGTTATAGTTGGAAGTAATTCTGATAAGATAATGGAGGCTATAGAAAACTTCAATCCAACTGGTACTCCTGCTTCTGCATTTGGAAGTGGAGACAGTTCTTCAATAATCACAGAAATTATTGAGAAATATTTAGGATAA